The Candidatus Thorarchaeota archaeon nucleotide sequence TCTGAAGATGTCAAGCGACGCCTGCTTGGTCCCGTAACTCTGCATATACCTGGGGTTGTACGGCCACAGACCAGATATCGAGGTGTCGTTCGCCTCAAGGGCCTCGGAGGCAGTGATACCAGCATGCGCGCCGCCAAGCATAGAGGAACCTATTCCGCCACCGTGTACGGGGTTCACCTGGCAGGCCGAGTCGCCCACTAACATGAAGTTGTCATCGACCATCGTGTCAATCGGTCGCCTCACAGGAGCAATCCCACCACCGGAGTCAATCGTCACAAGCCGTGTCTTCATGAAGTCCCAAGTCTCCTTGATGAAGGAGTTGAAGATGTCTTTGGGCTGGCGGTGGTTCGGCAGTGTCATGAGACCGCATCCCACGTTGACTCGGTTCGGACCCTGCGGGAACACCCATGTGTAACCGCCCAGAGTCTGCTCCTGCTCCCAGTATATCTCAAGTATCTCAGGGGTCTCGAACGTGTAGTCCGGGGTCTCATAGACATCCCTCCATGCGACCATTATGTCCTCCTTGGCGACGACTCGCTCGATTGGGGTCTCCTCGGGCAGCTGCCGCCTGAGCATACCGGAGGCACCAGTGGCATCGACGACCACTCTCGCGTGGATGTCCTTCTCCTCCTCAGAGCCTTCCGGTGTCACCCTCACTCCTGAGACCGTGTGGTTGTCAAACAGAAGCCGCTTCACCCTGGTCGAAGGCATCAGGGTCGCACCAGCCGCCTCTGCAAGACCTACGAGCCACTGACCCATCTTTAGCCGATTGAACGAGTAGCCTGTGGTCGTAGGACCAGCCATCCTCATTCGATATCGACGGTCAGGTGCGATGAGGTCGATGCCTTTCACATCGTACTCGACTATGCTTCTCGGCACGTCTGGAAGCCCGATGAGCTCCTTGAGCTCTCTGAGGTGATGACTGCCCAAGGCATCGCCGCAGGTCTTGTCACCAATCCTTTCCTTCTGCTTCCGGTCCACAAGCAGCACCTGATGGCCACGCTTCGCAAGTGTGTACGCGGTCACTGCGCCAGCAGTACCAGCTCCAGCCACAACAACATCATAGTCTCTCATTGGTGTGGTCTCCAGAGGTGATGGGTATCTCGACTCGCCCCGTCGCTGCCTTTTCAATGTTCTCTTGGGCTCGCAGCGGGTCATGTGAAGTCCTACGAAGGTACAGGCCGTCTCTTGGCGACTGCTCGCTCTCACTGTGGCACTTGTCCTGTGATGCGCTCGTTCGTCTGTCTCGCCTGCAGGTCGATGAAATCACAGGGCTCCACAAGGCCATCCCGCCCCAAGTCAAAGCAGTCGCCCATGTTCGACAGTGCATCAGGTCTCAGAGCACGACTGGGAGCCTCTCACATGCTCAGGGCCCTTGCTCTTCTCTCCTGAGACCCTGTGTCTTGCCCTTGCTCTCTCTACCAGTGGGTCTGTTCTCTCTGCGTAGGGAGTATACAGGCCGCCCAACTCCATTAGCCGAAGGTTGTCGTCGATGATGGCCTTCATTGCAGAATTGATCTCAAAGCCCACGAAGTGACGATATGAGCCCTTTGCTGCCACGGCCGTTGTTCCATTGCCCATGAAGGGGTCGAGTATCAGCGCACCGGGCCTTGATGAGAAGTCAATGCACC carries:
- a CDS encoding NAD(P)/FAD-dependent oxidoreductase, with the protein product MRDYDVVVAGAGTAGAVTAYTLAKRGHQVLLVDRKQKERIGDKTCGDALGSHHLRELKELIGLPDVPRSIVEYDVKGIDLIAPDRRYRMRMAGPTTTGYSFNRLKMGQWLVGLAEAAGATLMPSTRVKRLLFDNHTVSGVRVTPEGSEEEKDIHARVVVDATGASGMLRRQLPEETPIERVVAKEDIMVAWRDVYETPDYTFETPEILEIYWEQEQTLGGYTWVFPQGPNRVNVGCGLMTLPNHRQPKDIFNSFIKETWDFMKTRLVTIDSGGGIAPVRRPIDTMVDDNFMLVGDSACQVNPVHGGGIGSSMLGGAHAGITASEALEANDTSISGLWPYNPRYMQSYGTKQASLDIFRWFLVNVTNEDINFAFKKEIIKGSDLLAVSTTGKMDLAMGDKFKRLVSGVGRIPLLMRVNRVAHLMEDIKQVYAEYPSSPKGLADWRRRLDPIYAAAKKA